One genomic region from Cryptococcus deuterogattii R265 chromosome 7, complete sequence encodes:
- a CDS encoding RecQ-mediated genome instability protein 1, producing MTANLQPIVAFLKRTYPLPSLDPRWVRECVDALIEAGREPSIENVHTEFLYSDLSLCTRESPIFPEEELHDMIIFPKPTLLQIHAITEVGHSAYQIQTVMEQRSEVLSGRTRIRGLDDDGENEVEEGKVPPYPRGMLRLELGDGRRIVRAMEYKRINDIVLGQTSLGSKIVVQNVRVLRGILLLTPENSRVLTDSCVEELEDLQKDQFVRDLQRRLGKLGPDEDGDGLVNPPPVLPSPVKGPGVQASKPARNVPRQPTRASAAQPVRATPQVPAPPDQHVSKRPAPSNAVAGPSNSKKARETAIVEDDDFDGFDDFDESFLRQVDEAESRAYATQTNLASRPALVETDLYESDDDDFMILDESMIRQLDHVEAQAKRRQTSSAITETKSVSTQKQRSTANEVDDLEDEFEINESFIRQVDEAEALALANSSSTKRPIRKGVGSSSTTTRSITRSAVSDAMRNGTMQSAKDIVWKQTFLTDNSSDEEVDSQKENRVPEVIEISD from the exons ATGACGGCCAACTTACAGCCCATCGTTGCCTTCCTCAAACGAACTTatccacttccatctctcgACCCG AGGTGGGTTCGTGAATGCGTAGATGCTCTCATAGaggcaggaagagaacCTTCAATCGAAAATGTG CACACCGAATTCCTTTATTCTGATCTATCGCTGTGCACGCGAGAATCACCAATCTtcccagaagaagagctaCATGATATGATTATCTTTCCCAAGCCGACTCTTCTCCAGATCCACGCCATAACTGAAGTTGGCCACTCGGCTTATCAAATTCAGACTGTCATGGAACAACGATCAGAGGTCCTTTCCGGTCGGACTCGAATAAGAGGACTTGACGACGACGGAGAGaatgaggtggaagaagggaaggtgCCGCCCTATCCTCGTGGGATGTTAAGATTAGAGCTTGGAGATGGTAGAAGAATTGTGCGGGCCATGGAGTACAAGCGAATCAACGATATTGTTCTCGGACAAACTTCTCTGGGTTCCAAA ATTGTTGTCCAGAACGTCAGAGTCCTCCGCGGAATTCTCCTCCTGACGCCTGAGAATTCTCGAGTCCTTACCGATAGCTGTGTCGAGGAATTGGAAGATTTACAAAAGGATCAGTTTGTCCGTGATTTGCAAAGACGACTTGGAAAGCTTGGCCCagacgaggatggtgatgggCTGGTAAATCCACCGCCAGTTCTACCTTCCCCTGTGAAGGGCCCAGGAGTGCAAGCTTCGAAACCAGCTCGCAATGTCCCACGCCAGCCGACGAGAGCGTCTGCGGCCCAACCAGTTCGAGCTACTCCTCAGGTCCCTGCCCCGCCGGATCAACATGTTTCCAAACGCCCTGCCCCTTCAAATGCTGTGGCGGGTCCTTCCAACAGTAAAAAAGCACGGGAGACTGCTattgttgaagatgacgattTTGATGGCtttgatgattttgacGAAAGTTTTCTACGACAGGTGGACGAAGCAGAGTCTCGAGCATATGCCACTCAGACTAATTTGGCTTCCAGGCCTGCTCTCGTTGAAACTGATCTATATGAgagtgatgacgatgatttCATGATTCTCGATGAGTCCATGATCCGCCAACTTGATCATGTCGAGGCCCAAGCAAAGCGAAGGCAAACAAGTAGTGCCATCACCGAAACAAAATCTGTCTCAACGCAAAAACAACGCTCCACAGCGAATGAAGTTGATGATCtggaggatgagtttgaAATCAATGAGAGTTTCATTCGACAAGTCGATGAGGCAGAAGCTTTGGCTTTGGCGAACTCGTCATCTACAAAAAGGCCAATACGAAAAGGCGTAGGGTCTTCATCAACGACGACAAGATCAATTACCAGGTCAGCAGTGTCGGACGCCATGAGAAACGGGACAATGCAAAGTGCCAAAGATATTGTATGGAAGCAGACATTTTTGACGGATAATTCgtctgatgaagaggtaGATTCGCAGAAGGAGAATCGCGTACCAGAAGTTATAGAGATATCTGACTAA
- a CDS encoding PHD-finger protein: MSRLPPAKRARRSTRAISSISGQPEAGPSRSVNDESPTKLDRGKGKAKATITQAQEKQGKQSEEEKDTTEELEAWQDFAADHYETVEQLPLELHRNFRLLRELDDGTLAQMDTLKKLIRAYVSGRIALEQPRSSSTPPKEAAFENSNREEDIIDAEMAEETLPLHEISEEGEESVVPTSGTAEPVNSAEPSLDPSLTNEKQREPGMPIADGAGGLIISCVPEPQREAPARAKFPPLPSSPIAQPSGAFKNDVQNIDSLAQTAAPREHSSSTPLKASRPPGPHSLLPEISRLVREIVRTSDEKVAVAIGAYNAVDRHIRALDSALTAQEASILLGLRPSTLPSNAVDEALDQEGGTGKTGTGQVLDGRSRGQGIDDVVGEGEDGEVTLGMGGGGSRKKGKKRKGKPKQSESQGENEEVKAEEHWNIPPDPNEPRYCYCNRVSFGEMIGCDNDECPLEWFHLPCIGLENPPTGKWLCDLCKPKANGHGTGTSAGTARKGRISGGRKR; this comes from the exons ATGTCCAGACTGCCTCCGGCCAAGCGCGCGAGACGTTCTACTAGGGCGATCTCATCTATCTCGGGGCAGCCAGAAGCTGGCCCATCTCGCTCCGTCAATGATGAGTCACCCACTAAGCTTGACAGgggcaaaggcaaagcgAAAGCCACTATTACACAAGCACAAGAAAAACAAGGCAAACaatcagaagaagagaaggatacaacagaagagcttgaagcaTGGCAAGATTTTGCTGCGGATCATTATGAAACAGTTGAACAATTGCCTTTGGAGTTGCATAGGAATTTTAGACTGCTGAGGGAGTTGGACGATGGGACATTAG CGCAAATGGATACGCTGAAGAAACTTATACGTGCCTACGTATCTGGAAGAATAGCCCTGGAACAACCGAGATCATCGTCGACTCCGCCAAAAGAAGCGGCGTTCGAGAACAGTAAtagggaggaggatatcaTCGATGCTGAGATGGCAGAGGAAACATTGCCGCTTCACGAGATATctgaagaaggcgaggaaagCGTTGTTCCAACTTCTGGAACTGCAGAGCCTGTGAACTCAGCTGAACCGTCTTTAGACCCATCGTTAACAAATGAGAAACAAAGGGAGCCAGGAATGCCTATTGCGGACGGTGCAGGTGGTCTCATCATTTCTTGTGTACCGGAACCTCAAAGAGAGGCCCCAGCACGAGCAAAATTCCCTCCCCTGCCATCGTCACCAATAGCTCAACCCAGTGGGGCCTTTAAGAATGACGTTCAAAACATCGATTCTCTTGCTCAAACTGCAGCTCCACGAGaacattcatcatcaacccCGCTGAAAGCATCCCGCCCGCCTGGTCCCCATTCTCTGCTACCAGAGATTTCGCGCCTTGTCCGCGAAATTGTGCGGACTAGCGATGAGAAGGTCGCTGTTGCCATCGGTGCTTACAACGCG GTCGACAGACATATCCGCGCTCTTGATTCTGCTCTCACTGCCCAGGAAgcatccatcctccttggtCTTCGCCCTTCAACACTTCCGTCAAATGCCGTCGACGAGGCTCTCGATCAGGAAGGTGGTACGGGCAAGACTGGCACTGGGCAGGTTCTAGATGGGCGGAGTCGTGGGCAAGGAATCGATGATGTTGtgggtgaaggagaagatggggaggTGACACTGGGAATGGGCGGGGGTGGATCGAGaaaaaagggcaaaaagagaaaaggaaagccAAAACAAAGTGAATCTCAAGgcgaaaatgaagaagtcaaagcgGAAGAACACTGGAATATCCCTCCAGATCC AAACGAACCAAGGTACTGCTATTGCAACAGAGTGTCGTTTGGAGAGATGATTGGCTGTGAC AACGACGAGTGCCCATTAGAATGgttccatcttccatgtATAGGTCTTGAGAACCCGCCGACAGGCAAGTGGCTATGTGATCTGTGTAAACCGAAAGCGAACGGTCACGGTACGGGGACTTCTGCAGGAACAGCTAGAAAGGGTCGGAtcagtggaggaagaaaacgaTAA
- a CDS encoding phosphatidylserine decarboxylase, with amino-acid sequence MFFPQYGRVVTRSINISYRHPTSVPTCVRFRRETVAASRPLVRSNSTKPPKYEPSGFKAEPRKTGSTENVENHESSKGKPLNEKVAQAWSTPTKWYPIPIALGALVLLAVQYRKQTRGEIEVETQGPEGAVIRKSGDRVDGPWQVRVLGALPLRSLSRLWGYLNGLVLPVWFRPFGFKLYATIFGCNLDEVPKDLKEYESLGDFFYRELKDGARPIAEAPMVSPADGRVLHFGEIAGERVEQVKGITYSLEALLGSQSDIHGHPIDIPRSRSEIVDDEHFAKINNIPYSLSALLGQGPRGKGAEASYSEAEPVGKIEDASHPPDGQELGHDASVAASLGTSALGSKTDGSTKLPSLSENSKLFFLVIYLAPGDYHRFHSPTTWIVERRRHFTGDLFSVSPYIANRMKNLFVLNERVALLGRWKYGFYSMIPVGATNVGSIKVNFDEALRTNTRVLTHPPKTYAEATYNSASILKGQPLLAGDEMGGFKLGSTIVLVFEAPENWKFNLTAGERVKVGQPLGAFEE; translated from the exons ATGTTTTTCCCTCAGTACGGGCGAGTCGTAACTCGATCAATAAACATCTCTTATCGGCATCCGACATCTGTTCCCACTTGCGTCCGTTTTCGCCGTGAGACCGTCGCTGCATCTCGCCCCCTCGTAAGATCCAATAGTACAAAACCCCCGAAGTATGAACCATCAGGCTTTAAGGCGGAACCCAGGAAAACAGGATCAACAGAAAATGTTGAGAACCATGAGAGCTCAAAAGGCAAACCCCTGAACG AAAAGGTGGCTCAAGCCTGGTCTACACCTACCAAATGGTACCCTATTCCCATTGCTCTCGGCGCGCTTGTATTACTAGCAGTCCAGTACCGCAAGCAAACCCGTGGTGAAATTGAGGTAGAAACGCAGGGACCAGAAGGAGCTGTCATTAGAAAGTCTGGGGACCGAGTGGATGGACCATGGCAG GTACGAGTATTGGGTGCTCTCCCACTTCGGTCTCTCTCACGATTGTGGGGTTATCTCAACGGCCTTGTTCTGCCCGTCTGGTTTCGTCCGTTCGGCTTCAAGCTATATGCCACGATCTTCGGTTGTAACCTTGATGAAGTGCCTAAAGACCTCAAAGAGTATGAGAGCTTGGGAGATTTCTTCTACCGAGAGCTTAAGGATGGTGCGAGACCTATAGCTGAAGCTCCTATG GTCTCACCGGCTGATGGCCGAGTCCTTCATTTTGGAGAGATTGCTGGCGAGCGCGTCGAACAGGTCAAGGGTATCACCTACTCTCTTGAAGCCCTCCTTGGCTCTCAATCTGATATCCATGGTCATCCAATCGACATTCCACGCAGTCGGTCTGAGATTGTAGACGATGAGCACTTTGCCAAAATCAATAATATTCCCTATTCTCTCTCGGCGCTCCTTGGTCAAGGTCCCAGAGGGAAGGGAGCTGAAGCTAGTTACTCCGAGGCCGAGCCCGTAGGCAAGATTGAAGATGCCAGTCATCCACCAGATGGTCAGGAGCTTGGGCATGACGCGTCAGTTGCAGCGTCCTTGGGTACCAGCGCTCTTGGCTCCAAGACCGATGGTTCTACCAAGCTGCCTAGTCTATCTGAAAATagcaagctcttcttccttgtcatCTATCTTGCCCCTGGCGACTATCACCGATTCCACTCCCCCACAACGTGGATAGTTGAGCGTCGTCGACACTTTACCGGCGATCTTTTCTCAGTCTCACCATACATCGCCAATaggatgaagaacttgTTCGTGCTAAATGAACGTGTCGCCCTGCTCGGTCGTTGGAAGTATGGCTTCTATTCAATGATTCCTGTGGGTGCCACCAATGTCGGTTCAATTAAAGTGAATTTCGATGAGGCCCTGCGTACAAACACACGTGTCCTCACTCACCCCCCCAAGACCTACGCGGAAGCTACATATAACTCAGCGTCCATATTGAAGGGGCAACCCCTTCTGGCAGGTGACGAAATGGGTGGCTTCAAGTTGGGCAGTACCATTGTTCTTGTGTTCGAGGCGCCTGAGAACTGGAAATTCAACTTGACAGCTGGCGAAAGGGTTAAAGTCGGGCAACCTTTAGGGGCGTTCGAAGAATAG